Part of the Streptomyces sp. WMMC500 genome is shown below.
GGCAAGGCGGTACTGGACGTCGGCTGACGTAGAGGAAGAGCCGCCCCGGAGCCGCCCTACCCCGTCCGTATCGGGCCGCCGGTGAGCCAGGCCGTCACCTCGCGCAGCTCCGCCGCGTGGGCCTGCGGGTCGTAGCCGTCGTCCGTGGCCGCGAGGTAGGCGGCGTCGATGACGGTGACGAGCCAGCGGGCCGCCCGCGCCGGGGGGAACGCGGGGTGGCGGCCCTGGGCTGCCAGGCGGTGCAGGAGGGTGGTCAGGGCCGCCAGGGTCCGGGCCTCGTCGTCGCCCAGCAGGGCGGCGAACGTCGCGTCGCGGTTCGCCTGGAGCAGCGCCGCGGCGGCCAGGCCCGGGGTCAGGGGGTCGGCGAGGTCCGCGGCCAGGCGGTCGAAGAGGAGGGCGAAGCCCTCCGCGGGGTCGTCCACGGCCAGGGCGCGGTCGCGGATCTCGGCGGTACGGGCCAGGTCGTCGGCGAAGAGGGCGTGGAAGATCGCCTTCTTGGTGGGGAAGTAGTGGAAGAGCGTCCCCGAGCCGATGCCCGCCCTGCGGCAGATGCGCGCCGTCGACGTGCCGTCGACGCCGTTCGCCGCGAACTCCTCGGCCGCCGCGGCGAGGATGCGGGCCCGCTTGCGGGCGTGCTGCTCGGGGTTGACGGTACGCATCACCGCCGAATATACGGTGTGGGGCGCGGGGGTGATCGGCGTAGGGTCGCGCCCATGTCTGCTGCCCGGATGCACGCCGACGAGGCCGAGATAGACGCCGGCCTCGTACGGCGCCTGCTCGCCGCCCAGTTCCCGCGGTGGGCCGCGCTGCCCCTCGAACGGGTCGCCTCCGGCGGCACCGTCAACGCCGTCTTCAGGCTGGGCGACGAGCTGGCCGTGCGGATGCCCCTGACCGCCGCCGGCGCCAAGGACGTGGATCTGGAGTACGCCCATCTGCCCCGGCTCGCCCCCCGCCTGCCGCTGCCCGTGCCCGAGCCGGTCGCCATGGGGGAGCCGGGCGAGGGCTACCCCTGGCCCTGGACCGTCTGCCGCTGGCTCCCCGGCACGATCCTGCCGCCCGACGCCGGCGTCGCCGCCCCCGGACCGCTCGCCGGCCAACTCGCCGGCTTCGTCACCGCCATGCGCGCCACCGACCCGGCCGGCGGCCCGCCCTCGTACCGCAGCGAGACCCTCGCCGACCGCGACGCCGGCACCCGCGCCGCCCTCGCGCAGCTCCGCGCCGACGACGGCGTGGACGTGCCCGCCGTGACCGCCGCCTGGGAGGCCGCCCTGCGCGCGCCCGCGTACACCGGGCCGCCGGTGTGGCTGCACGGCGACCTGTCCCCCGGGAACATCCTGCTCAACGGCGACGGCCGCCTCGGCGGCGTCATCGACTTCGGCTGCATGGGCCTCGGCGAACCCGCCGTCGACCTGATCGCCGCTTGGAACCTCTTCACCGGCCCCGCGCGCGAGGCGTTCCGGGCCGCCGTGGCGGACGGGCGCGGCGGCGCCGACGAGGAGGCGGCGTGGGCGCGCGGGCGCGGCTGGGCGCTGTCGATCTCGCTGATCCAGTTGCCGTACTACCGGCACACCAACCCGGTCATGGTGGCCAGCTCGAAGTTCGTCATCGACGAGGTGCTGGCGGATGGGTAGGGTGGCCGGCATGACCCGTCGACATTGATGCGTGCGTGCCGGCCGTCCCGAGCGGCGGCTGGCGGCCTGCTTCTACGCGTACTCCTTCCTGGACGACTTCGTCCTGCTCTACCCCGTGTACGCGCTGCTCTTCGCCGACCATGGGCTGTCGCTGTGGCAGGTCTCCTCCCTCTTCGTCGTCTGGTCGCTGTCGTCCGTCCTCCTCGAA
Proteins encoded:
- a CDS encoding TetR/AcrR family transcriptional regulator gives rise to the protein MRTVNPEQHARKRARILAAAAEEFAANGVDGTSTARICRRAGIGSGTLFHYFPTKKAIFHALFADDLARTAEIRDRALAVDDPAEGFALLFDRLAADLADPLTPGLAAAALLQANRDATFAALLGDDEARTLAALTTLLHRLAAQGRHPAFPPARAARWLVTVIDAAYLAATDDGYDPQAHAAELREVTAWLTGGPIRTG
- a CDS encoding aminoglycoside phosphotransferase family protein, producing the protein MHADEAEIDAGLVRRLLAAQFPRWAALPLERVASGGTVNAVFRLGDELAVRMPLTAAGAKDVDLEYAHLPRLAPRLPLPVPEPVAMGEPGEGYPWPWTVCRWLPGTILPPDAGVAAPGPLAGQLAGFVTAMRATDPAGGPPSYRSETLADRDAGTRAALAQLRADDGVDVPAVTAAWEAALRAPAYTGPPVWLHGDLSPGNILLNGDGRLGGVIDFGCMGLGEPAVDLIAAWNLFTGPAREAFRAAVADGRGGADEEAAWARGRGWALSISLIQLPYYRHTNPVMVASSKFVIDEVLADG